One window of the Perca fluviatilis chromosome 5, GENO_Pfluv_1.0, whole genome shotgun sequence genome contains the following:
- the LOC120558887 gene encoding potassium voltage-gated channel subfamily A member 10 → MEVALVDFESLDDLDGSLEDEVDTYTDETTALTVDMSPEHSSPGSNHLTQDSQFSSTPMPSCIWESTSSSPILNTQTLRVPQSPTMPTPTRQGRSSCASMISNWKLLLNSECTKESETIFSRLAKECCEDLFVDKRGLDDGDQKVIINIAGLRFETQLKTLDQFPETLLGDPLKRMNYFDPMRNEYFFDRNRPSFDGILYYYQSGGKIRRPANVPLDVFADEILFYELGSEAMEQFREDEGFIKDVEIPLPNNDVYRQFWLLFEYPESSNAARGVALVSVFVIVISIIIFCMETLPEFRDDTDPIAPTTVQPFNQSRFHSSVAPPGVKPTTFSDPFFIIETACIAWFFFELCVRFVVCPSKREFFHNLMNIIDIISIIPYFVTVVTELVTTPQENSGQNMSLAILRIIRLVRVFRIFKLSRHSKGLQILGQTLKASMRELGLLIFFLFIGVILFSSAIYFAEVDEPNTQFVSIPDGFWWAVVTMTTVGYGDMCPITMGGKMVGTLCAIAGVLTIALPVPVIVSNFNYFYHRETEAEDKLPLSDAVEQAMKAESGTKEGYNTSLNKANGI, encoded by the coding sequence ATGGAGGTGGCCCTGGTAGATTTTGAGAGCCTGGATGATCTCGACGGCAGCCTTGAGGATGAGGTGGACACCTACACTGATGAGACCACAGCTCTCACGGTGGACATGTCCCCAGAGCACAGCAGCCCAGGCAGCAACCACCTTACACAAGACTCTCAGTTTTCCTCTACGCCCATGCCCTCCTGCATTTGGGAATCCACCTCATCTTCGCCCAtactaaacacacagacactaagAGTGCCCCAGTCCCCAACCATGCCAACTCCAACCAGACAGGGACGCAGTAGCTGTGCCAGTATGATCTCCAACTGGAAACTGCTGCTAAACAGTGAGTGCACTAAGGAGAGTGAGACGATCTTCAGCCGCCTTGCTAAGGAGTGCTGCGAGGATCTGTTTGTAGATAAACGAGGGCTGGATGACGGAGACCAGAAAGTCATCATCAACATCGCTGGTCTTCGTTTTGAGACGCAGCTCAAAACTTTGGACCAATTTCCTGAGACGCTGCTAGGAGATCCTTTGAAGAGGATGAACTACTTTGATCCAATGAGGAACGAGTACTTCTTTGACCGGAACCGACCCAGCTTTGACGGCATCTTGTATTACTACCAGTCAGGGGGCAAGATCAGACGTCCAGCTAACGTTCCCCTAGATGTGTTTGCAGATGAAATTCTGTTCTATGAGCTTGGAAGTGAGGCCATGGAGCAGTTCAGAGAAGATGAAGGATTTATAAAGGATGTTGAGATCCCTCTACCTAATAATGATGTGTACAGGCAATTCTGGCTGCTGTTTGAGTACCCAGAGAGCTCAAACGCAGCCCGTGGTGTAGCActggtgtctgtttttgttattgtcataTCCATAATTATTTTCTGCATGGAAACACTGCCAGAATTCAGAGATGACACCGACCCAATTGCGCCCACAACAGTACAGCCTTTCAACCAATCTAGATTTCACAGTTCTGTGGCTCCACCTGGCGTGAAGCCCACAACTTTCTCTGATCCCTTCTTTATTATTGAGACTGCCTGCATTGCTTGGTTCTTCTTTGAGCTGTGTGTGAGATTTGTGGTCTGTCCTAGCAAAAGGGAATTTTTTCACAACCTCATGAACATCATTGACATTATATCCATCATCCCTTATTTTGTTACCGTGGTTACAGAATTGGTCACGACACCACAAGAGAACTCAGGACAGAACATGTCTTTGGCCATTCTGCGTATCATCCGTCTGGTAAGGGTGTTTCGTATATTCAAACTCTCACGTCACTCCAAGGGGCTGCAGATCCTGGGACAGACTCTGAAGGCCAGCATGCGTGAGCTTGGCTTGCTCATCTTTTTCCTCTTTATCGGAGTCATCCTCTTCTCCAGTGCTATCTACTTTGCTGAGGTAGATGAGCCAAACACGCAGTTTGTCAGCATACCTGATGGCTTCTGGTGGGCTGTGGTTACCATGACCACAGTAGGCTACGGGGACATGTGTCCTATTACTATGGGGGGTAAAATGGTGGGCACCTTGTGTGCCATCGCAGGTGTGCTGACCATTGCTTTGCCTGTTCCCGTCATTGTTTCCAATTTCAACTACTTCtatcacagagagacagaagcaGAGGACAAGTTGCCCTTGTCAGATGCTGTTGAGCAAGCCATGAAGGCTGAATCAGGTACCAAAGAGGGTTACAACACCTCGCTTAATAAAGCCAACGGCATCTAG
- the LOC120558903 gene encoding uncharacterized protein LOC120558903 has product MLPPSFKGVYYVDGGFSSMQPLPVPCMQTLTVSPFSGETDICPADKPCMWDMVVSGTTLKGNMANSFRIINALYPMNLETLEQAYHSGYKDAVHFLLCRDLAPYLMIHKVSQGPHNFHQTKTWMNLEAAIEEEKEMKVEKEAITLKSFITKRRMQTGSSTEHELTGNQPSKEPPLHFDMIKNVLLSNMVTYLSMFGLPAKILSYLLVTLILLFHALLQSRHRLELLFRQASELVFWVWHCQKHFAFFFFNICVCTLKKNTLDRVIPIILLLQWLIMAPDEAPQGQRHDTPSSAH; this is encoded by the exons ATGCTGCCTCCATCCTTCAAAGGAGTA TATTATGTGGACGGGGGTTTCAGCAGCATGCAGCCACTGCCTGTACCCTGCATGCAAACCTTGACGGTGTCTCCATTCTCTGGAGAGACAGACATCTGTCCCGCCGACAAGCCTTGCATGTGGGACATGGTGGTGAGCGGCACCACCTTGAAGGGCAACATGGCTAACAGCTTCAGGATCATTAATGCTCTCTACCCCATGAATTTAGAG ACTCTGGAACAAGCCTACCACAGTGGCTACAAGGATGCTGTTCATTTCCTTCTGTGCCGTG ATCTTGCCCCATATTTGATGATACACAAAGTATCTCAAGGGCCACATAACTTTCACCAAACTAAAACGTGGATGAATCTGGAGGCCGCCatagaggaagagaaggagatgAAGGTGGAAAAGGAGGCCATTACACTGAAATCTTTCATAACCAAGAGACGCATGCAGACTGGAAGTTCTACGGAGCATGAATTGACCGGAAATCAACCAAGTAAAGAACCTCCTCTCCATTTTGACATGATAAAAAATG TTCTGCTGAGCAACATGGTGACCTATCTGAGCATGTTTGGACTTCCTGCGAAAATCTTATCCTACCTGCTGGTAACTCTTATCCTGTTGTTTCACGCACTACTCCAGAGTAGGCACAG ACTGGAGTTGTTGTTCAGACAGGCGTCTGAGTTGGTGTTCTGGGTTTGGCATTGCCAGAAACATTTTGCATTCTTCTTTTTCAACATATGTGTCTGTACcctaaagaaaaacacattagaccG GGTTATCCCCATCATCCTGCTGTTGCAGTGGCTGATTATGGCACCAGATGAGGCTCCACAAGGACAGAGGCACGATACACCGTCTTCTGCCCATTGA
- the etv7 gene encoding transcription factor ETV7 isoform X1 produces the protein MENVSPSPLDKQENRETSPPSIMQGKQVNVPLSVHHSPPNQLPLVSPPTQEDLWHLPGRLRINPSLWDKEDVAHWLHWAQREYSLRRPEKGHFEMNGRALCLLTKEDFRRRCPSSGDVLYEILQCVKQQRRTVVCDPQNSSPSLATGPIQSPDSCQIPPHSVQEPQPPTVNDTQVSLSFTTAALAAVVTTVTSQPEPMSPLRDRPLIFYTYPAPLTHTNGSAAVPVLPHNPVQCPPQTESVLQPLNLSSREKPRSAMHKANGRIPECRLLWDYVYQLLCDDRYQEYIRWEDQDNLVFRVVDPNGLARLWGNHKNRDNMTYEKMSRALRHYYKLNIIKKERGQKLLFRFLKLPQDTKRAQADPAVSLEHTPSQNGDFPDSSPTHEFSEDHFEVSPDRASPLT, from the exons ATGGAAAACGTTTCCCCCTCACCTTTGGACAAG CAAGAAAACAGAGAAACCAGTCCTCCATCCATAATGCAGGGAAAGCAGGTCAACGTTCCTCTGAGTGTGCATCACTCACCGCCTAACCAGCTTCCCTTGGTTAGTCCCCCCACACAAGAAGACCTGTGGCATCTACCTGGACGGCTGC GAATAAACCCATCTCTGTGGGACAAGGAGGATGTTGCCCACTGGCTCCATTGGGCTCAGAGAGAGTACTCACTGCGCCGGCCTGAAAAAGGACACTTTGAGATGAACGGTCGAGCCCTGTGCCTGCTCACCAAGGAGGACTTCAGACGCCGCTGTCCCAGCTCAG GTGATGTTCTGTATGAGATCCTACAGTGTGTTAAACAGCAAAGGAGGACTGTTGTTTGTGACCCCCAAAATTCGTCTCCCTCCCTGGCAACTGGACCCATCCAGAGCCCAGACAGCTGCCAGATACCCCCTCATAGTGTCCAAGAGCCTCAGCCCCCCACAGTCAATGACACCCAAG TTTCCCTTAGTTTCACCACTGCAGCATTGGCAGCTGTTGTAACCACTGTGACCAGCCAGCCGGAGCCCATGTCACCTCTCAGAGATCGTCCCTTGATCTTTTACACTTACCCTGCTCCACTGACACATACTA atGGATCAGCAGCTGTCCCTGTGTTGCCCCACAACCCAGTTCAGTGTCCTCCCCAAACAGAGAGTGTCCTCCAACCGCTCAACCTGTCCAGTCGAGAGAAGCCAAGGAGCGCAATGCACAAAGCCAACGGCCGAATCCCAg AATGCAGACTGCTGTGGGACTATGTGTATCAGCTACTGTGTGATGACCGTTACCAAGAATACATCCGATGGGAAGACCAGGACAACCTGGTGTTCAGGGTGGTGGACCCAAACGGACTGGCGCGTCTCTGGGGAAACCACAAG AACCGAGACAATATGACCTATGAGAAAATGTCCCGGGCTTTGCGGCACTACTACAAGctcaacatcatcaaaaaggAGCGAGGACAAAAACTTCTCTTCAG GTTTCTGAAACTCCCACAGGACACCAAGAGAGCGCAGGCTGACCCTGCCGTGTCCCTGGAACACACTCCATCTCAGAACGGAGATTTTCCAGACAGCAGTCCTACACATGAGTTCAGTGAGGACCATTTTGAGGTTTCCCCTGATCGTGCTTCTCCACTAACCTGA
- the etv7 gene encoding transcription factor ETV7 isoform X2: protein MENVSPSPLDKQENRETSPPSIMQGKQVNVPLSVHHSPPNQLPLVSPPTQEDLWHLPGRLRINPSLWDKEDVAHWLHWAQREYSLRRPEKGHFEMNGRALCLLTKEDFRRRCPSSGDVLYEILQCVKQQRRTVVCDPQNSSPSLATGPIQSPDSCQIPPHSVQEPQPPTVNDTQDGSAAVPVLPHNPVQCPPQTESVLQPLNLSSREKPRSAMHKANGRIPECRLLWDYVYQLLCDDRYQEYIRWEDQDNLVFRVVDPNGLARLWGNHKNRDNMTYEKMSRALRHYYKLNIIKKERGQKLLFRFLKLPQDTKRAQADPAVSLEHTPSQNGDFPDSSPTHEFSEDHFEVSPDRASPLT from the exons ATGGAAAACGTTTCCCCCTCACCTTTGGACAAG CAAGAAAACAGAGAAACCAGTCCTCCATCCATAATGCAGGGAAAGCAGGTCAACGTTCCTCTGAGTGTGCATCACTCACCGCCTAACCAGCTTCCCTTGGTTAGTCCCCCCACACAAGAAGACCTGTGGCATCTACCTGGACGGCTGC GAATAAACCCATCTCTGTGGGACAAGGAGGATGTTGCCCACTGGCTCCATTGGGCTCAGAGAGAGTACTCACTGCGCCGGCCTGAAAAAGGACACTTTGAGATGAACGGTCGAGCCCTGTGCCTGCTCACCAAGGAGGACTTCAGACGCCGCTGTCCCAGCTCAG GTGATGTTCTGTATGAGATCCTACAGTGTGTTAAACAGCAAAGGAGGACTGTTGTTTGTGACCCCCAAAATTCGTCTCCCTCCCTGGCAACTGGACCCATCCAGAGCCCAGACAGCTGCCAGATACCCCCTCATAGTGTCCAAGAGCCTCAGCCCCCCACAGTCAATGACACCCAAG atGGATCAGCAGCTGTCCCTGTGTTGCCCCACAACCCAGTTCAGTGTCCTCCCCAAACAGAGAGTGTCCTCCAACCGCTCAACCTGTCCAGTCGAGAGAAGCCAAGGAGCGCAATGCACAAAGCCAACGGCCGAATCCCAg AATGCAGACTGCTGTGGGACTATGTGTATCAGCTACTGTGTGATGACCGTTACCAAGAATACATCCGATGGGAAGACCAGGACAACCTGGTGTTCAGGGTGGTGGACCCAAACGGACTGGCGCGTCTCTGGGGAAACCACAAG AACCGAGACAATATGACCTATGAGAAAATGTCCCGGGCTTTGCGGCACTACTACAAGctcaacatcatcaaaaaggAGCGAGGACAAAAACTTCTCTTCAG GTTTCTGAAACTCCCACAGGACACCAAGAGAGCGCAGGCTGACCCTGCCGTGTCCCTGGAACACACTCCATCTCAGAACGGAGATTTTCCAGACAGCAGTCCTACACATGAGTTCAGTGAGGACCATTTTGAGGTTTCCCCTGATCGTGCTTCTCCACTAACCTGA